The following coding sequences are from one Tolumonas lignilytica window:
- the rplA gene encoding 50S ribosomal protein L1: MAKLTKRMRVIREKVDGTKEYNITEAVALLKELATAKFVESVDVAVNLGIDARKSDQNVRGATVLPHGTGRTVRVAVFTQGANAEAATAAGADLVGMDDLAEQVKRGEMNFDVVIASPDAMRVVGQLGQILGPRGLMPNPKVGTVTPNVAEAVKNAKAGQVRYRNDKNGIIHSTIGKVDFSEAQLKENLEALLVALKKGKPSTSKGQFIKKVSLSTTMGAGMAVDQASLDANAA; this comes from the coding sequence ATGGCTAAACTGACTAAACGCATGCGCGTAATTCGTGAAAAGGTTGATGGTACCAAAGAGTACAACATCACCGAAGCTGTTGCCTTACTGAAAGAACTGGCTACTGCTAAGTTCGTTGAAAGCGTTGACGTAGCAGTTAATCTGGGTATCGACGCTCGTAAATCTGACCAAAACGTCCGTGGTGCAACTGTGTTGCCACATGGTACTGGTCGTACTGTTCGCGTAGCTGTATTTACTCAGGGCGCTAACGCTGAAGCTGCAACTGCAGCTGGCGCTGACCTGGTAGGTATGGACGATCTGGCTGAACAGGTTAAACGTGGCGAAATGAACTTCGACGTAGTTATTGCTTCTCCAGATGCAATGCGCGTTGTAGGTCAGCTGGGTCAAATCCTGGGCCCACGTGGTCTGATGCCAAACCCTAAAGTTGGTACTGTAACACCTAACGTTGCTGAAGCAGTTAAAAATGCTAAAGCAGGTCAGGTTCGCTACCGTAACGACAAGAATGGTATTATCCATTCTACCATCGGCAAAGTTGACTTCTCTGAAGCTCAACTGAAAGAGAACTTGGAAGCATTGCTGGTTGCGCTGAAAAAAGGCAAACCATCAACTTCTAAAGGCCAATTCATCAAGAAAGTTAGCCTGTCTACCACTATGGGTGCAGGTATGGCTGTTGATCAGGCTTCTCTGGACGCCAACGCTGCATAA
- the rplJ gene encoding 50S ribosomal protein L10, whose product MALGLEDKKAIVAEVSEAAKGALSAVAADSRGVTVAKMTALRQSAREAGVYMRVVRNTLLTRAVEGSDFECMKDVFVGPTLIAFSNEHPGAAARLFKEFAKGNDKFSIKGGAFQGEFIPAAQIDRLATLPTYEEAIAKLMATMKEASAGKLVRTLAALRDKKEAEAA is encoded by the coding sequence ATGGCGTTAGGACTCGAAGACAAAAAAGCGATTGTCGCTGAAGTCAGCGAAGCTGCCAAAGGCGCACTGTCTGCTGTTGCTGCCGATTCACGCGGCGTAACCGTAGCCAAGATGACCGCTCTGCGTCAGTCTGCTCGCGAAGCAGGCGTTTACATGCGTGTTGTTCGTAACACTCTGCTGACTCGTGCAGTGGAAGGTTCCGACTTCGAATGCATGAAAGACGTATTTGTTGGTCCAACCCTGATCGCGTTCTCTAATGAACATCCGGGCGCAGCTGCTCGTCTGTTCAAAGAGTTTGCAAAAGGGAACGATAAGTTCTCTATCAAGGGTGGTGCGTTCCAGGGTGAATTCATCCCTGCAGCTCAAATTGATCGTCTGGCAACTCTGCCGACTTACGAAGAAGCAATTGCGAAACTGATGGCGACTATGAAAGAAGCTTCAGCTGGCAAGCTGGTTCGTACTCTGGCAGCTCTGCGCGACAAGAAAGAAGCCGAAGCGGCTTAA
- the rplL gene encoding 50S ribosomal protein L7/L12 → MSITKDQIIEAVASMSVMEVVELITAMEEKFGVSAAAAVAAAPAAAEAVEEKTEFDVILTAAGANKVAVIKAVRAATSLGLKEAKDLVEAAPTPVKEAISKDEAEALKKELEAAGASVEIK, encoded by the coding sequence ATGTCTATCACTAAAGATCAAATCATCGAAGCAGTTGCTTCTATGTCCGTAATGGAAGTTGTAGAACTGATCACCGCTATGGAAGAGAAGTTCGGTGTTTCTGCTGCTGCTGCTGTAGCTGCTGCTCCTGCTGCTGCTGAAGCTGTAGAAGAAAAAACTGAATTCGACGTAATTCTGACTGCAGCTGGTGCTAACAAAGTAGCAGTAATCAAAGCAGTTCGTGCTGCTACCTCTCTGGGTCTGAAAGAAGCTAAAGACCTGGTAGAAGCTGCTCCAACTCCAGTTAAAGAAGCCATCTCTAAAGATGAAGCTGAAGCTCTGAAGAAAGAGCTGGAAGCTGCAGGTGCTTCTGTTGAGATCAAATAA
- the rplK gene encoding 50S ribosomal protein L11, which translates to MAKKVSAYIKLQVKAGSANPSPPVGPALGQHGVNIMEFCKAFNARTEKLEKGAPTPVVITVYSDRSFTFETKTPPASFLLKKAAGITSGSSKPHKDKVGKVTHAQLLEIAKTKEPDMTGADLEAKARCIAGSARSMGLVVEE; encoded by the coding sequence ATGGCAAAGAAAGTTTCAGCCTATATCAAGCTGCAAGTTAAAGCCGGCAGCGCGAACCCTAGCCCACCAGTAGGTCCGGCACTGGGTCAGCACGGTGTTAACATCATGGAATTCTGTAAAGCGTTCAACGCACGTACAGAAAAACTGGAAAAAGGCGCGCCTACTCCAGTTGTAATCACTGTATACAGTGACCGTTCTTTCACTTTCGAAACTAAGACTCCACCCGCTTCTTTCCTGCTGAAAAAAGCGGCTGGTATCACGTCTGGTTCTTCTAAACCACACAAAGACAAAGTGGGTAAAGTGACTCATGCTCAACTGCTGGAAATCGCTAAGACTAAAGAACCAGATATGACTGGTGCTGATCTGGAAGCGAAAGCCCGCTGCATCGCTGGCTCTGCCCGTTCAATGGGTCTGGTAGTGGAGGAATAA